A genomic stretch from Erysipelothrix sp. HDW6C includes:
- a CDS encoding response regulator transcription factor: protein MFKIMMIEDDRDYANFLKERLLLEGYSVDAAHSAAQGLEYLAQNKYDLLISDLHLDVLNGIRLAATAKKMNPRIKTVILTAKPSDDSELESVTLNVDMYLEKNKSIKLILIYIAQLLESQNDSQRDIILTSSVENLEMNVRARTVLKDDTPQDLTPIEFAIVQFFLENKNIVMSRDEIIQNVWGNDSLEDERKVDVHIRNLRAKLDIFSIFTVRGIGYKWNEQE, encoded by the coding sequence ATGTTCAAAATTATGATGATTGAAGACGATCGCGACTATGCAAATTTTTTAAAGGAAAGACTGCTCTTAGAAGGCTATTCAGTTGATGCAGCTCACAGCGCGGCTCAAGGGCTCGAGTATTTGGCGCAAAATAAATACGACCTCCTTATCTCTGATTTACACTTGGACGTCTTAAACGGCATTCGCTTGGCAGCAACCGCAAAAAAAATGAACCCTCGTATCAAAACGGTGATTCTTACGGCAAAACCAAGTGACGATTCGGAACTTGAATCAGTTACTTTAAATGTCGACATGTATCTTGAGAAAAATAAGAGTATCAAATTAATTCTTATCTATATTGCACAACTTCTTGAGTCACAAAACGATTCGCAACGCGACATAATCCTTACATCTTCTGTCGAAAATTTAGAAATGAATGTACGCGCACGTACTGTACTGAAAGATGATACACCTCAAGACCTTACGCCAATTGAATTTGCAATTGTACAGTTTTTCTTAGAGAACAAAAATATTGTGATGTCACGCGATGAAATCATTCAAAATGTATGGGGAAATGATTCTTTGGAAGATGAACGGAAGGTAGATGTCCATATCCGTAATTTAAGAGCGAAGTTAGATATCTTCTCAATCTTTACAGTCCGCGGTATTGGATACAAGTGGAATGAACAAGAATAG